The Planococcus sp. MB-3u-03 nucleotide sequence AGTGTGCTATACTTTACATGGAAGTTGACCGAATTATGGGGGTGTATGCTGGTGAGTTTTGCTGTGGTACGGATGCAGAAAATGAAGAGTCCGGATTTAAAGGGCATGCAATTTCACAACCAGCGAGAACGGGAAAGTCGGACGAATCCAGACATCGATCCGGACCGTGAGCACTTGAATTATGATTTGCTGCATCAAGAAAAAATTGATTACAACAAACAAGTAAAAGACATCATCGAGAGCCAAAAAGTAAGCGAGCGAAAAACCCGAAAAGATGCCGTGCTCGTGAATGAGCTGCTGGTGACTTCGGACCGGAAGTTTTTTGAGGGATTAGATCCGGCGGAACAGAAACGATTTTTCGAGGAAAGCTATAACTTATTCTCCGAACGCTACGGGAAACAAAATATCGCGTATGCGACCATTCACAATGACGAGAAAACGCCTCACATGCATTTAGGGGTCGTTCCGATGCGGGACGGCAAACTCCAGGGCAAGAACGTCTTTAATCGCCAGGAATTGCAGTGGATGCAAGAGGAGTTTCCGAAACACATGCAAACCTTGGGCTTTGATGTGGAACGGGGCATTGCTTCGGACCGGAAACACATCGAAATGAGCCGTTTTAAAGCGTTGACGCTCAATGAGGAGATTAAAACCCTGGAGAAGGAAACCGAAGCCCTGAGAAACGCCCTGACGGCTTCTAAGAAGGTCGATGAGCTGCAAGTCAGCAAACCCACGCTATTTGACCGGAACCACGTGAAATTGCCGGTAGAGGATTTTGAAGCCCTCAAAGCAAGAGCCAAAGCGACCGAAGCCATTGAAAGCACCATCGCGACGCATGAGAAGCGATTTGATGACATGTTCGATGCGGTTGTCTCCAGCGATCGGAAACTGGATCAAGAGAAATCCAAGACCGAACGGCTGCAGAAAGAAAATAG carries:
- the mobV gene encoding MobV family relaxase, whose translation is MSFAVVRMQKMKSPDLKGMQFHNQRERESRTNPDIDPDREHLNYDLLHQEKIDYNKQVKDIIESQKVSERKTRKDAVLVNELLVTSDRKFFEGLDPAEQKRFFEESYNLFSERYGKQNIAYATIHNDEKTPHMHLGVVPMRDGKLQGKNVFNRQELQWMQEEFPKHMQTLGFDVERGIASDRKHIEMSRFKALTLNEEIKTLEKETEALRNALTASKKVDELQVSKPTLFDRNHVKLPVEDFEALKARAKATEAIESTIATHEKRFDDMFDAVVSSDRKLDQEKSKTERLQKENSQLKQENQELRKENKTLRSKLNLLVEFAKMHLNKFKEWQKEREQEKQKILARKRDQELER